The genome window AGATTTTCTTATGAGCTTTTTGAAAAAGCAAAAGCAGATAAAAAAATAGTGGTTTTACCTGAAAGTTTTGATGAAAGAGTATTAAAAGCTAGTGAGTTTTTAATGCAAAATGAGATTGTTGATTTGATTTTGCTAGGTGATAGCAATGAAATTTGTGCCAAAGCTAATAGTTTAAATATTAATATCGATGGTGTGCGCATTATAAATCCTAAAAATTCTCAATATAATGAAGAATTTGAAGAGCTTTTGTATGAAGCTAGAAAAAGTAAAGGTATGAGTAAAGAAGAAGCTAAAAAGTTAGTACAAGATAAAACATATTTTGCGACCTTGCTTGTACATACTCAAAAAGCGCATGCTATGGTAAGTGGAGCAAGTACAACTACTGCTGAAACTATTCGTCCTGCTTTGCAAATTATCAAAACAAAACCTGATGTGAGCTTAGTTTCTGGTATGTTTTTTATGTCTTTAGAAGATAAGGTTTTGGTTTTTGCTGATTGTGCTGTTATGCCAAATCCAACTCCTGAGCAACTTGCTGAAATTGCTTATGTGAGTGCAAATAGTGCTAAAGCTTTTGGACTTGATCCTAAAGTAGCTTTGCTTTCATATTCTAGCGGAGATAGCGGAAGTGGGACTAGCGTGGATGCAATTAAAGAAGCTACTAAAATAGCTAAAGAAAAATATCCTCAACTTGAGCTAGAAGGTCCTATACAATTTGATGCAGCATATGATATGCTAACAGCAAAAAGTAAAATGCCAAATTCTAAAGTAGCAGGAAGAGCAAATGTATACGTGTTTCCTGATTTAAATGCGGCAAATATTTGTTATAAGGCTGTTCAAAGAACAGCAAATTCTTTAGCTATTGGCCCGATTTTACAAGGTCTTAAAAAACCAATTAATGATTTAAGTAGAGGTTGTTTGGTAGAAGATATTGTTAATACTGTGATTTTAAGTGCTATTCAAGCACAAGAATAAGGAGAAAAATGAAAATATTAGTTTTAAATTCAGGTTCATCTTCAATTAAATTTAAGCTTTTTGAAAAAGATGAAGCCCTAGCATCTGGTTTAGTGGAAAAAATAGGCGAGCAAAGCTCTAAAATAGAATTAAAAGATCTAAAAAATGGTCAAAAATACCAAAAAGAATTAGCGATTAAAGATCATGAGC of Campylobacter lari contains these proteins:
- the pta gene encoding phosphate acetyltransferase is translated as MKSMFLLNCVDEKFLTQSLEKVQGKIVFYFPIFCEKNKEEIALICSKINTKLDFFSSFEKNNYQSKFTQNSNDFFKKIIQDYEKLKKENDFVIVVGVDDFGLMGDLSLNIALAKELNTPLYVKSQDENHTMLNFLLSQKLSDFVLLKENEDFTQDLLQEYTYKTQARFSYELFEKAKADKKIVVLPESFDERVLKASEFLMQNEIVDLILLGDSNEICAKANSLNINIDGVRIINPKNSQYNEEFEELLYEARKSKGMSKEEAKKLVQDKTYFATLLVHTQKAHAMVSGASTTTAETIRPALQIIKTKPDVSLVSGMFFMSLEDKVLVFADCAVMPNPTPEQLAEIAYVSANSAKAFGLDPKVALLSYSSGDSGSGTSVDAIKEATKIAKEKYPQLELEGPIQFDAAYDMLTAKSKMPNSKVAGRANVYVFPDLNAANICYKAVQRTANSLAIGPILQGLKKPINDLSRGCLVEDIVNTVILSAIQAQE